A window of Acinetobacter sp. TR3 contains these coding sequences:
- a CDS encoding YbjQ family protein, producing the protein MLLSSLESMPGHTILRQLDVVYGSTVRSKHVGRDLMAGLKNIVGGELTGYTELLEESRQEATQRMIDKARGLGANAVVGIRFSTSNIAQGASELFVYGTAVVVQPITPKLPDPFNA; encoded by the coding sequence ATGTTATTAAGCAGTTTAGAATCTATGCCTGGGCATACTATTTTACGTCAGTTAGATGTTGTTTATGGCAGCACCGTTCGTAGTAAACACGTTGGTCGTGACCTAATGGCTGGTTTGAAAAACATCGTGGGTGGTGAGCTGACAGGTTATACAGAATTACTTGAAGAATCTCGTCAAGAAGCAACTCAACGTATGATTGATAAAGCACGAGGTTTAGGTGCCAATGCTGTTGTCGGAATCCGTTTCTCGACCTCAAATATCGCTCAAGGTGCATCTGAACTCTTTGTCTATGGAACAGCGGTCGTCGTCCAGCCGATTACACCAAAACTTCCTGATCCATTTAACGCTTAG
- a CDS encoding YbjQ family protein — protein MSGLIFQVILFLILFSVGWGFGRHIEQKHLRELDEKEKQFAHIRIDTNRFVEISAKGQLVSSNVVISHDYFKYVLANIQNFFGGRLTSYESVVERARREAMLRLKQEADRIGANHIMGVRLSTTELGMQGGMVEVFAYGTAILNK, from the coding sequence ATGAGTGGATTAATTTTTCAGGTTATTCTTTTCTTGATTCTATTTTCAGTCGGTTGGGGATTTGGTCGTCATATCGAACAAAAACATTTACGTGAATTAGATGAAAAAGAAAAACAATTTGCCCATATTCGGATTGATACCAATCGATTTGTTGAAATATCAGCAAAGGGGCAATTGGTGAGTAGCAATGTCGTCATCTCACATGATTACTTTAAATATGTACTTGCCAATATTCAGAATTTTTTCGGTGGTCGCCTGACCAGTTATGAAAGTGTAGTTGAACGCGCACGTCGTGAAGCCATGCTTCGCCTCAAGCAAGAAGCAGATCGAATAGGCGCAAACCATATTATGGGAGTTCGTCTCAGTACCACAGAATTAGGTATGCAGGGTGGTATGGTTGAAGTATTTGCTTATGGTACCGCGATTTTAAATAAATAA
- a CDS encoding DUF4116 domain-containing protein, with the protein MSQKRNEIINQLQFDGRAIQFVVQPDLEMQIIAVQQNYLALQFLSDPTNDVLYAAVKADGYALGLIPVEQRTEALSLVAVQQNGMALQFVPYQTSDICKVALAQTGYAIKYVKNISTEMLLLAVQQNGLVLEYIDQQTKALVLEAVANDGLALEFVKIQSLEICRAAIFQNPEAICFAQFIDDEMAFTAVKYDGHLLQFIPNRTEQLCLIAVKKTGSALEFVPEQTEEICYAAVECFGLALYFVKQQTPDLCRIAVAQDEFYLQYVHEQTEEICLFCIQNHYGNGFEYVREQTDLICLEAVSLNGLLLSCVKQQTQEICLKAVQQNGMALEFVRYKTADIIKQALAQNPEASLFI; encoded by the coding sequence ATGTCTCAAAAACGTAATGAAATTATTAACCAGTTACAATTCGACGGTAGAGCAATACAATTTGTGGTGCAGCCAGACTTAGAGATGCAAATTATAGCAGTTCAACAGAATTACTTAGCTTTACAATTTCTATCTGATCCAACTAATGACGTTTTATATGCTGCTGTAAAAGCAGATGGTTATGCCTTGGGTTTAATCCCAGTAGAGCAAAGGACAGAAGCACTTAGTTTAGTTGCAGTTCAGCAAAATGGTATGGCTTTACAATTTGTTCCATATCAAACAAGTGATATTTGTAAAGTTGCACTTGCACAAACAGGCTATGCGATTAAATATGTAAAAAATATTAGCACTGAAATGTTATTGCTTGCAGTCCAACAAAATGGTTTGGTTTTAGAATATATAGATCAACAGACCAAAGCGCTTGTACTTGAAGCCGTTGCTAATGATGGGTTGGCATTAGAGTTTGTCAAAATACAAAGTTTGGAGATTTGTCGAGCTGCGATTTTCCAAAATCCAGAAGCTATATGTTTTGCCCAATTTATTGATGATGAAATGGCATTCACAGCTGTTAAATATGATGGTCATTTATTACAGTTTATCCCTAATCGTACTGAGCAGCTTTGTTTAATTGCCGTAAAAAAAACAGGTAGTGCACTTGAGTTTGTGCCTGAACAGACTGAAGAAATTTGTTATGCAGCTGTTGAATGTTTTGGTCTAGCTTTATATTTTGTTAAACAGCAAACGCCCGATCTATGTCGAATAGCAGTTGCTCAAGATGAATTTTACTTGCAATATGTCCATGAGCAAACTGAAGAAATTTGTTTGTTTTGTATACAAAATCATTATGGTAATGGTTTTGAATATGTTCGTGAGCAAACAGACTTAATTTGTTTGGAAGCAGTTTCTCTAAATGGTTTGTTACTCTCTTGTGTGAAACAACAAACTCAAGAAATTTGTTTAAAAGCAGTGCAACAAAATGGTATGGCTCTAGAGTTTGTCCGATACAAAACAGCAGATATCATTAAGCAAGCATTAGCACAGAATCCTGAAGCCAGTTTATTTATTTAA
- a CDS encoding adenine nucleotide alpha hydrolase, whose amino-acid sequence MSVNKRKKAVFNWSGGKDSSLALYKVLQQDEFEVVALLTTVNEETELSSMHAIPFLLLMKQAESIGIPLYPVFLPKNLPVYEQRMLDAANHFKAQGVEHFIFGDIYLSDVRKYREDRLHPLGIEVVEPIWNLNSNEVMQDFLDSGIKTKIIVTDASKLDESFIGQDIDAALLERMPSEVDLCGENGEYHTFAYAGGLFKHPVEFEIIETRQMSYEFKLENGEEKTYYYWQAIFAE is encoded by the coding sequence ATGAGTGTGAATAAGCGCAAGAAAGCCGTTTTCAATTGGAGTGGTGGTAAAGATTCATCTTTGGCATTGTATAAAGTATTACAGCAGGATGAATTTGAGGTAGTTGCCTTATTAACTACAGTAAATGAAGAAACTGAATTGTCTTCCATGCATGCGATTCCATTTTTATTATTGATGAAGCAAGCTGAAAGTATTGGGATTCCACTTTATCCTGTATTTTTACCCAAAAATCTGCCTGTGTATGAGCAGCGTATGTTAGATGCTGCCAATCATTTTAAAGCGCAAGGTGTTGAACACTTTATCTTTGGTGATATTTACCTGAGCGATGTACGCAAATATCGAGAAGATCGTTTGCATCCTTTAGGGATTGAAGTCGTTGAACCGATCTGGAATCTTAATTCGAACGAAGTGATGCAAGATTTTTTAGACTCAGGTATTAAAACTAAAATTATTGTGACTGATGCCAGTAAGCTCGATGAGTCGTTTATTGGTCAAGATATTGATGCTGCTTTGCTTGAGAGGATGCCAAGTGAAGTCGATCTTTGTGGTGAGAATGGTGAATATCATACTTTTGCTTATGCTGGTGGTTTATTCAAACATCCTGTTGAGTTTGAAATTATTGAGACGCGTCAGATGTCATACGAGTTTAAGTTAGAGAATGGGGAAGAAAAAACCTATTACTATTGGCAAGCGATTTTTGCGGAGTGA
- a CDS encoding SDR family NAD(P)-dependent oxidoreductase, giving the protein MAKLKSLENKVVWITGASSGLGKALARECALQGAQVVLTSRRYDELESVRVGLLKAEQHLSIAADITDEAQVRHAHEQVLATKGRIDWLINNAGLSQRALIEETSMHTERAIMEVDYFSQVFFTKTVLPTLLKQKSGRVVFISSVAGLLGTQYRATYSAAKAAIHMWANSLRAEVAKEGIAVSVVFPGFVKTNVSFNALNGEGKPQGHQDEAIENGLEADVFAERVVESLMAGDEYIVVGGKKEQLGVLVSRLSPNLLYKMIRKMKVK; this is encoded by the coding sequence ATGGCGAAACTTAAAAGTCTTGAAAATAAAGTCGTATGGATTACAGGTGCATCTTCGGGCTTAGGTAAAGCTTTGGCACGAGAGTGCGCTTTACAAGGTGCTCAAGTTGTACTGACATCACGCCGTTATGATGAGTTGGAATCGGTTCGAGTGGGTTTACTTAAGGCTGAACAGCATCTTTCAATCGCTGCTGATATTACCGATGAAGCGCAAGTCCGCCATGCACATGAACAAGTTCTCGCAACCAAAGGACGTATTGATTGGCTGATTAATAATGCAGGCTTGAGTCAGCGCGCGTTGATTGAAGAAACGAGTATGCACACTGAACGTGCCATCATGGAAGTGGATTATTTCTCACAAGTGTTCTTTACCAAAACTGTATTACCAACTTTGCTCAAACAAAAATCAGGTCGGGTGGTGTTTATTTCGAGTGTGGCAGGTCTTTTAGGAACCCAGTATCGCGCGACTTATTCTGCGGCTAAGGCTGCAATTCACATGTGGGCCAATAGTTTACGTGCGGAAGTCGCTAAAGAGGGAATAGCGGTTTCAGTGGTTTTTCCTGGTTTTGTTAAAACTAATGTTTCATTTAATGCTTTAAATGGTGAGGGCAAACCACAAGGGCATCAAGATGAAGCGATTGAAAATGGTTTAGAAGCAGATGTATTTGCAGAACGTGTCGTTGAATCTTTGATGGCAGGAGATGAATATATTGTTGTTGGTGGGAAAAAAGAACAATTGGGTGTCTTGGTCTCTCGATTATCACCAAACTTATTGTATAAGATGATTCGCAAAATGAAAGTGAAATGA
- a CDS encoding valine--tRNA ligase, which yields MTDAQSAQNIATTYDPTEIEKKWYQIWEQQGYFKPSGQGESFCIMIPPPNVTGSLHMGHGFNNAIMDALTRYNRMSGKNTLWQPGTDHAGIATQMVVERQLGAQNISRHDLGREKFIEKIWEWKEQSGGTITRQIRRLGSSVDWSRERFTMDEGLSNAVKEVFVKLHEDGLIYRGKRLVNWDPKLQTALSDLEVESDKEEAGSLWHFKYFFEDKSLRTHDGKDHIVVATTRPETLLGDTAVAVALDDERYSHLVGQNIILPITGRAVPIVKDEYVDKEFGTGCVKITPAHDFNDYEVGKRCELPIINIFNKNAEVLAEFEYIAKAGEQISKTIAAPADYIGLERFAARKQLVEQAEAEGWLDQIQPYTLKPPRGDRSGVIVEPLLTDQWYVKIAPLAEPAIKAVKDGDIKFVPEQYSNMYMAWMNNIQDWCISRQLWWGHRIPAWYDAEGNVFVGRDEAEVRANNNIPADVALSQDEDVLDTWFSSALWTFSTLGWTGDKAKDAENYFLNTFHPTDVLVTGFDIIFFWVARMIMMTMHFMKNEDGTSQVPFKTVYVHGLVRDGEGQKMSKSKGNVLDPLDLIDGVDLETLVQKRTTGLMNPKQAAKIEKSTRKEFPEGIQAYGTDAVRFTFCALANTGRDIKFDMKRVEGYRNFCNKIWNATRFVLMNVEGQTVGQTARPDLWELPEQWIISRLQKAEAAVQQAFATYRLDLAAQAIYDFIWNEYCDWYVELTKPVLNDENVSVERKAEVRRVLLAVMEASLRLAHPLMPYLTEEIWQTLAPKLGISGESIMLAQYPVANPERVNEQAEADMQWLQGLIGAVRNIRGEMGLGNARLLPVLLQNTTDAEKSQITRIEALFKALAKVESITFLADAEQPPLSSSSVVGHVSVFVPMKGLIDPKAELGRLQKDLDKVQKQHDQIATKLGNEGFVAKAPAAVVEGEKAKLAEFADQLAKIKANMDQIAAL from the coding sequence ATGACTGACGCTCAATCTGCTCAAAATATTGCAACTACTTACGATCCAACTGAGATCGAAAAGAAGTGGTACCAAATCTGGGAACAACAAGGTTATTTCAAACCCTCAGGTCAAGGTGAATCATTCTGTATCATGATTCCACCACCGAACGTCACAGGCAGCTTGCACATGGGTCATGGTTTTAACAATGCCATCATGGATGCTTTGACTCGCTATAACCGTATGTCTGGTAAAAATACCTTATGGCAACCAGGTACTGACCATGCAGGTATTGCAACACAAATGGTGGTAGAACGTCAGCTTGGCGCACAAAACATCAGCCGTCATGACTTAGGTCGTGAAAAGTTCATTGAAAAAATTTGGGAATGGAAAGAACAATCTGGTGGTACGATTACTCGTCAAATTCGCCGTTTAGGTTCTTCTGTTGACTGGTCACGTGAACGCTTCACCATGGATGAGGGTTTATCCAATGCGGTGAAAGAAGTCTTCGTTAAACTGCATGAAGATGGCTTAATTTACCGCGGTAAACGTTTGGTAAACTGGGATCCTAAATTACAAACTGCCCTTTCTGATCTTGAAGTAGAGTCTGATAAAGAAGAAGCAGGCTCATTGTGGCATTTCAAATACTTCTTTGAAGATAAATCACTCCGCACGCACGATGGTAAAGATCACATTGTTGTCGCAACTACACGTCCTGAAACTTTATTAGGCGATACTGCGGTTGCAGTTGCACTGGATGATGAACGCTATTCACACCTCGTTGGTCAGAACATCATCCTGCCAATTACAGGTCGTGCTGTTCCTATCGTTAAAGATGAATATGTTGATAAAGAATTCGGCACAGGCTGTGTAAAAATTACGCCTGCACATGACTTCAATGACTATGAAGTCGGTAAGCGTTGTGAATTGCCAATTATCAACATCTTCAACAAAAATGCGGAAGTATTGGCTGAGTTTGAATACATCGCTAAAGCAGGCGAGCAAATTTCTAAAACCATCGCTGCACCAGCAGACTACATTGGTTTAGAGCGTTTTGCTGCACGTAAACAATTGGTTGAACAAGCTGAAGCTGAAGGCTGGTTAGACCAAATCCAACCGTATACGCTTAAACCACCTCGCGGTGACCGTTCAGGTGTGATCGTTGAGCCATTATTGACTGACCAATGGTATGTCAAAATTGCACCACTTGCTGAGCCAGCGATTAAAGCGGTGAAAGATGGTGACATCAAATTTGTACCTGAGCAGTACAGCAACATGTACATGGCATGGATGAACAACATTCAAGACTGGTGTATTTCACGTCAGCTTTGGTGGGGTCATCGTATTCCAGCTTGGTACGATGCTGAAGGTAATGTATTCGTTGGTCGTGACGAAGCAGAAGTTCGTGCCAATAATAACATCCCTGCTGATGTTGCATTGAGTCAAGATGAAGATGTATTGGATACATGGTTCTCTTCTGCGCTTTGGACATTTTCAACTTTAGGTTGGACTGGCGACAAAGCAAAAGATGCGGAAAACTATTTCCTCAATACCTTCCACCCGACTGATGTGTTAGTGACTGGTTTTGATATTATCTTCTTCTGGGTTGCACGCATGATCATGATGACCATGCACTTCATGAAAAATGAAGATGGTACGTCTCAAGTTCCGTTCAAAACTGTCTATGTACATGGTTTAGTTCGTGATGGCGAAGGTCAGAAGATGTCTAAGTCGAAAGGTAACGTACTTGACCCACTCGACTTGATTGATGGTGTAGATCTTGAAACTTTAGTACAAAAACGTACGACAGGTTTGATGAACCCGAAACAAGCAGCGAAGATTGAAAAATCAACCCGTAAAGAATTCCCAGAAGGCATTCAGGCTTACGGTACAGACGCCGTTCGTTTCACCTTCTGTGCACTTGCGAACACGGGTCGTGACATCAAGTTCGATATGAAGCGTGTTGAAGGTTACCGTAACTTCTGTAACAAAATCTGGAACGCAACCCGTTTCGTATTGATGAATGTTGAAGGTCAAACCGTTGGCCAAACTGCTCGCCCTGATCTTTGGGAGTTACCAGAGCAATGGATTATCAGCCGTTTGCAAAAAGCGGAAGCTGCGGTTCAACAAGCCTTTGCAACCTATCGTTTAGATTTAGCTGCACAAGCGATCTACGACTTTATTTGGAATGAATACTGTGACTGGTATGTAGAACTGACTAAGCCAGTGCTGAATGATGAAAATGTATCGGTTGAACGTAAAGCTGAAGTGCGTCGTGTACTCCTTGCTGTGATGGAAGCATCTTTGCGTCTTGCACATCCGTTGATGCCGTATTTGACTGAAGAAATTTGGCAAACCCTTGCGCCTAAACTTGGTATCTCAGGCGAAAGTATTATGCTTGCGCAATACCCTGTTGCGAATCCTGAACGTGTAAACGAACAAGCCGAAGCGGACATGCAATGGTTACAAGGTTTGATTGGTGCGGTGCGTAACATCCGTGGTGAAATGGGCTTAGGTAATGCACGTCTATTACCAGTGCTGCTTCAAAATACCACTGATGCTGAAAAATCACAGATCACACGTATTGAAGCGTTGTTCAAAGCTTTAGCTAAAGTAGAAAGCATTACTTTCTTGGCTGATGCTGAGCAACCACCATTGTCTTCTTCTTCTGTTGTGGGTCATGTGTCTGTATTTGTTCCAATGAAAGGTTTAATTGACCCGAAAGCGGAACTTGGTCGCCTACAAAAAGACTTAGACAAAGTGCAAAAGCAACATGATCAAATTGCAACTAAATTGGGCAACGAAGGTTTTGTGGCGAAAGCACCAGCAGCAGTTGTTGAAGGTGAAAAAGCGAAATTGGCTGAGTTTGCTGACCAGCTAGCGAAGATTAAAGCGAATATGGATCAGATTGCAGCACTTTAA
- a CDS encoding SMODS domain-containing nucleotidyltransferase: MTTASLFKRFIENIQIQNINVISENYNKVTKALNEYYYESESTSTHCRQIGSYGRKTGINGISDLDMAFELPKSIYDKFNAYSSGGQSSLLQDVKKAIQNAYDHDQVKADGQIVGIDLDGFRIEVLPTFYLNTNDDGTLDYDIYTFPDSNDGGRWRETKPKLEIEETRRLNDEYGHNTYRHLCRMVRAWKNHVGVKCSGLWIDTLSYNFLKQSEIYKNISYKTYGDLVKDFFKYLFDQYELSPDQKIWKAPGSKQNVHGSWQNHRKIKKAYQLCLEALDDESLANEKWSKVFGVNFPEEELEQLHESFIVRKKAPNERFIEHVYNGKVDIRNYLSIDYSISQESRTWKMLKKTLSNYKVPISRNLEFHIRDTDVEPPYQVKWKVRNIGPAAVSKNQERGALQDSTFGKHKDSRLQEKSSFCGEHWVECYIIKNGVCVARDHVSVHI, from the coding sequence ATGACAACGGCATCTTTATTTAAAAGATTTATTGAAAACATCCAAATTCAAAATATTAATGTCATTTCTGAAAACTATAACAAAGTAACTAAAGCGTTAAATGAGTACTACTATGAATCTGAGAGCACTTCTACTCATTGTCGCCAAATTGGGTCTTATGGACGAAAAACTGGGATCAATGGTATCAGCGATCTTGATATGGCATTTGAACTACCAAAATCAATTTACGATAAATTCAATGCATATTCATCAGGTGGACAAAGCTCATTATTACAAGATGTGAAGAAAGCCATTCAAAATGCATATGACCATGACCAAGTTAAAGCAGATGGTCAAATCGTGGGAATTGATCTAGATGGTTTCCGCATTGAAGTTCTACCAACATTTTATTTAAACACAAATGATGACGGTACTTTGGATTATGACATCTATACTTTCCCAGATTCCAATGATGGTGGACGTTGGAGAGAAACCAAACCAAAACTTGAAATAGAAGAGACTCGAAGACTAAATGATGAGTATGGTCATAATACTTATCGTCATTTATGTCGCATGGTTCGAGCATGGAAAAACCATGTAGGTGTTAAATGTTCAGGTCTTTGGATTGATACACTAAGTTATAATTTTCTAAAACAATCTGAGATTTATAAAAATATTAGCTATAAAACTTATGGTGATTTGGTAAAAGACTTTTTTAAATATTTATTTGACCAATACGAGCTTTCACCTGATCAAAAAATTTGGAAAGCGCCAGGTAGTAAGCAAAATGTGCATGGTTCATGGCAGAATCATAGAAAAATCAAAAAGGCTTATCAATTATGCCTTGAAGCTTTAGACGATGAATCTCTTGCTAATGAGAAATGGTCAAAAGTATTTGGGGTGAACTTCCCTGAAGAGGAATTAGAGCAACTTCACGAAAGTTTCATTGTGCGTAAGAAAGCTCCAAATGAACGGTTTATTGAACATGTTTATAATGGGAAAGTTGATATTAGAAACTATCTATCTATTGATTACTCTATTAGTCAGGAATCAAGAACTTGGAAAATGCTTAAGAAAACTTTGTCTAATTATAAAGTTCCTATAAGCAGAAATTTGGAGTTCCACATCAGGGATACAGATGTAGAACCACCATATCAAGTCAAGTGGAAAGTACGTAATATTGGTCCTGCTGCCGTATCAAAAAATCAAGAACGTGGCGCCTTACAAGATAGTACTTTCGGAAAACATAAAGATTCTCGTCTTCAAGAAAAATCTAGTTTCTGTGGTGAACATTGGGTTGAATGCTACATTATAAAAAATGGTGTATGTGTCGCTCGTGATCACGTAAGTGTTCATATCTAG
- a CDS encoding molecular chaperone DnaJ has translation MSFDLKVSLQQRAEQSPQQKKLNRLIDKIEQQKVSLAAWQNAQAEIQQHTRQKLLPVYSELHEILFQQLEQIWNMLHSHEFSKADMQQLDEKIAQLAQMLKRSKMLNEKRLELVKQINTFYQQHAQQLAKKNKKVQSVKFELNEKFDQNIELEEDDFEQYAVEQQQAREQAKQLRQQQKREQAEQMAAQSLKTVYLKIAAMIHPDRERDETKKEEKTELFQQASQAYEQQDLFYLLKLQLQFEQNKDVGAKELSAEQVKFYKLALDAQSQQLESQIDEILDSFQLAKKVKAEHLHIGDVYKAIDADYAELKHQLKWEKERLKHMKKVSGVEMLLGHGVL, from the coding sequence ATGTCCTTTGATCTCAAAGTTAGCTTACAGCAAAGGGCTGAACAGTCACCACAGCAGAAAAAACTGAATCGCTTGATTGATAAAATCGAACAGCAAAAAGTTAGTCTTGCGGCATGGCAAAATGCCCAAGCTGAAATTCAGCAACATACACGGCAAAAACTTTTACCCGTGTATAGCGAACTCCATGAAATATTATTTCAGCAGTTAGAACAAATTTGGAATATGTTACACAGCCATGAGTTTTCCAAAGCGGATATGCAGCAACTGGATGAAAAAATTGCTCAACTTGCACAAATGTTAAAGCGTTCTAAAATGTTGAATGAAAAACGATTAGAGCTAGTGAAGCAGATTAATACTTTTTATCAGCAACATGCTCAGCAATTGGCTAAAAAGAATAAAAAAGTACAGTCCGTTAAGTTCGAACTTAATGAAAAATTTGATCAAAATATAGAATTAGAAGAAGATGATTTTGAGCAATATGCTGTCGAGCAGCAACAGGCAAGAGAACAAGCCAAACAGCTCAGACAACAGCAGAAACGTGAACAAGCTGAGCAGATGGCAGCGCAATCGTTGAAAACAGTCTATTTGAAAATTGCTGCGATGATTCATCCTGACCGTGAGCGAGACGAGACCAAGAAGGAAGAAAAAACTGAGTTATTTCAGCAGGCAAGTCAGGCTTATGAACAGCAGGATTTGTTTTATTTATTAAAACTTCAATTACAGTTTGAGCAGAACAAAGATGTTGGAGCTAAAGAGTTATCAGCGGAGCAAGTGAAGTTCTATAAACTAGCTTTGGATGCACAGAGTCAGCAGCTTGAAAGCCAAATTGATGAGATTTTAGATTCTTTTCAGTTGGCGAAAAAAGTAAAAGCTGAGCATCTGCATATTGGGGATGTGTATAAAGCCATAGATGCAGATTATGCTGAGTTAAAGCATCAGTTGAAGTGGGAAAAAGAGCGTTTAAAGCATATGAAGAAGGTGAGTGGGGTGGAGATGTTGTTGGGGCATGGGGTGCTTTAA